A genomic segment from Aegilops tauschii subsp. strangulata cultivar AL8/78 chromosome 1, Aet v6.0, whole genome shotgun sequence encodes:
- the LOC109741521 gene encoding uncharacterized protein translates to MPRNAPAAVREGPRRCPSLPPELLDNIHDRLGFLDRIAFAAVFAASCGSDDNVFKPSRPWLLLPGKTTETVELFSVRDRRAATVRASDPTLRGHFVVLGSSRGWLATADELGQIYLVNPATGEQHALPHIATMGVFNDCRWPHDSFTVRVRCFLTIRYGRGPPFLDSSLGREGYGGYSFALNYMFYRKVVLSPRRPGSYGTAMLILWDVFGTPAFATAEDGVWKLARSEDGVEDAIHHDGQFYSVSYSGVVEVWQRDAESGEYTSTAVTPRLAIEEASSCRPLKYLVAAPGGQLMVVLKYGRVTKKRYDREGWTCSFKVHVLGDDGQWNETRDIGAVALFVGVNNSLCVPTRGRPEIEAGCVYFTDDRLRGVRKQYYSLWDDDDVDVRAVGVYSLKDGTLKKMEALGQEYNRCRFLPPPVWITPSIP, encoded by the coding sequence ATGCCACGGAACGCCCCGGCCGCCGTCAGGGAAGGCCCCAGACGCTGCCCCAGCCTCCCGCCGGAGCTGCTCGACAACATCCACGACCGCCTGGGGTTCCTCGACCGCATCGCCTTCGCCGCGGTCTTCGCAGCATCCTGCGGCAGCGACGACAACGTATTCAAGCCGTCCAGACCGTGGCTCCTACTCCCCGGCAAGACCACGGAGACCGTCGAGCTCTTCTCCGTCAGGGACCGGCGGGCCGCCACCGTGCGCGCCTCGGACCCCACGCTGCGCGGCCACTTCGTTGTCCTCGGCTCCTCTCGCGGGTGGCTCGCCACGGCCGACGAGCTTGGCCAGATCTACCTCGTCAACCCCGCCACGGGCGAGCAGCACGCGCTCCCGCACATCGCCACCATGGGCGTCTTCAACGACTGCAGGTGGCCCCACGACTCGTTCACCGTGCGTGTACGGTGCTTTCTGACCATCCGGTATGGCCGCGGGCCGCCGTTCCTAGATAGTTCCTTGGGGCGTGAGGGGTACGGGGGCTACTCGTTCGCCCTCAACTATATGTTCTACCGGAAGGTTGTCCTGTCCCCGCGCCGCCCCGGCAGCTACGGCACCGCCATGCTTATCCTCTGGGATGTTTTCGGCACCCCGGCCTTCGCCACGGCGGAGGACGGTGTGTGGAAGCTGGCGCGGTCGGAGGATGGAGTCGAGGACGCCATCCACCACGACGGCCAGTTTTACTCCGTCTCCTACTCGGGTGTTGTCGAGGTGTGGCAGCGTGACGCGGAGTCTGGCGAGTACACAAGCACGGCTGTCACACCAAGGCTGGCCATCGAGGAAGCCAGCTCGTGCCGCCCTCTCAAGTACCTGGTGGCAGCACCGGGTGGGCAGCTGATGGTGGTGCTCAAGTATGGTCGTGTGACCAAGAAGCGGTACGACCGGGAAGGGTGGACGTGCTCCTTCAAGGTCCATGTCCTTGGCGACGACGGGCAGTGGAATGAGACTAGAGACATCGGTGCCGTCGCGCTATTCGTCGGGGTGAACAACTCGTTGTGCGTGCCGACGAGGGGACGCCCGGAGATCGAGGCTGGCTGCGTCTATTTCACTGACGACAGACTCAGGGGCGTGCGCAAGCAGTATTATTCGCTTTGGGATGATGACGATGTGGACGTTCGTGCTGTTGGGGTGTACAGCCTCAAGGACGGCACGCTGAAGAAGATGGAGGCGCTCGGGCAAGAGTACAACAGGTGCAGGTTCTTGCCGCCGCCGGTCTGGATTACACCTTCTATCCCATGA